The sequence CAGCGACGTGGACATGCATCGAGCGAATGCGGTAAGACCACGGCTTGCGTATCTTGCGCGACTGGCAGAAGAGAGCGGGTGCGGGGTATTGATAATCCGCCACCTGAGCAAGGCACCGGCCGGACGGGCGGTCTATCGCGGGTTGGGCAGCATTGACTTCGCGGCGGCTGCCAGGTCGGTGCTGCTGGCCGGGGAGGCGGGCAACGGGCAGCGGGCGGTGGTGCAGATCAAAAATTCGCTGTGTGAGACCGGGGCGGCGTTGGGGTTTGGGCTACGGGCGGGGCAGTTTTCGTGGACCGGAGTGGTGGACATTGACGCCGGAGACCTGCTCCGCGTTGACCAGGACGCAACAGAAGACAAAGCGGCGCTGGACGAAGCCGTGGACTTCCTGGCCGCGACGTTGGCCAGCGGGCCGGTGGCGGCGAAGGAACTGCAAAAAGAAGCCCGGGCGGCGGGGATTTCGGAGCGAACGCTCCGGCGGGCGAAAGAGCGGCTAAACGTCAAATCCAGGCGCGGTGCAAGCGGCTGGGAGTGGTTTGGAGCGGTCTAGCGCGGA is a genomic window of Bacillota bacterium containing:
- a CDS encoding AAA family ATPase is translated as MRDKSIPQTSGEIKHMLKIIPGRGAAGPMPVVTALADVDPEPVSWLWEPYLPAGKLTILEGDPGAGKTWVALAICAQLTAEGRTILYATAEDGVADTLRVRVDGMGADLSKFFVLQGQGKGGLVVPVTLAQPEPLRAAVLAHRPDLLVLDPIQAYLGSDVDMHRANAVRPRLAYLARLAEESGCGVLIIRHLSKAPAGRAVYRGLGSIDFAAAARSVLLAGEAGNGQRAVVQIKNSLCETGAALGFGLRAGQFSWTGVVDIDAGDLLRVDQDATEDKAALDEAVDFLAATLASGPVAAKELQKEARAAGISERTLRRAKERLNVKSRRGASGWEWFGAV